One part of the Pseudopipra pipra isolate bDixPip1 chromosome 3, bDixPip1.hap1, whole genome shotgun sequence genome encodes these proteins:
- the CITED2 gene encoding cbp/p300-interacting transactivator 2, protein MADHMMAMNHGRFPDGSGGLHHHPAHRMGMGQFPTPHHHHQQQQPPQQHAFSALMGDHIHYGAGNMNASSGVRHTMGPGGVNGGHPAGSMPPPARFSGSQFMAPPVASPGGQLSASMQLQKLNNQYFSHHPYPHSHYMPDLHPGSHQLNGSSQQHFRDCNPKHGGGGSGLPPAVPHVPAAMLPPNVIDTDFIDEEVLMSLVIEMGLDRIKELPELWLGQNEFDFMTDFVCKQQPSRVSC, encoded by the coding sequence ATGGCAGACCACATGATGGCCATGAACCACGGGCGATTTCCCGACGGATCTGGCGGGCTCCACCACCACCCTGCGCACCGGATGGGCATGGGGCAGTTTCCCACCCCccatcaccaccaccagcagcagcagccgccgcaGCAACACGCCTTCAGCGCCCTGATGGGCGACCATATACATTACGGAGCTGGGAATATGAACGCGAGCAGCGGGGTGAGGCACACCATGGGGCCGGGCGGCGTGAACGGAGGGCACCCGGCCGGCAGCatgccgccccccgcccgcttCAGCGGCTCCCAGTTCATGGCCCCCCCCGTCGCCAGCCCAGGAGGGCAGCTGAGCGCCAGCATGCAGCTCCAGAAGCTGAACAACCAGTACTTCAGCCACCACCCCTACCCCCACAGCCACTACATGCCGGACTTGCACCCCGGCAGCCACCAGCTGAAcggcagcagccagcagcattTCAGGGACTGCAACCCCAAgcacggcggcggcggcagcggcttGCCGCCCGCCGTCCCCCACGTCCCCGCGGCAATGCTGCCGCCCAATGTCATAGACACGGACTTCATCGACGAGGAGGTCCTCATGTCCTTAGTCATCGAAATGGGGCTGGATCGCATCAAGGAGCTTCCCGAGCTGTGGTTGGGACAGAACGAGTTTGACTTCATGACAGACTTCGTTTGCAAACAGCAGCCCAGTAGGGTGAGCTGCTga